A window of Opisthocomus hoazin isolate bOpiHoa1 chromosome 3, bOpiHoa1.hap1, whole genome shotgun sequence genomic DNA:
caagggGATGGACTAGACAATCTCCTGACATCCCGTCCAGCCTCAACTATTTGGTGGTCCTGCGAATCGTTCCTGTCAGTGGTGAACGAGTAACACAGACTGACTGGGATGTATGAGAACAGAATTCTTAGTGCATAGTGTGAAGTGGTGTCTATTTGTACACAATGCAGACTAACTGAAGCAGCATGCATGCTAGAAAGGCATTTCCAGTCAAGGACAAAAGAATGTGGCACAGTGCTTCCAGGCAAACCACACCTGCTGCCCCCCAGTATGGTCGTGACCTGCCCACCCAGAAAGTCCCTGAAACCTtgagagtttaaaaataaaaccaggtcaCTGTATTTGACTTGCTATGCAGTGCTTTTTCACATACCTGCCACAGGCAATAAATCCATAGTCTATTCCAGAAACACAAATAGATTATCTATGATAATATTGTGCTTTGCAATCATTTGACCAGTATAAATAGGAAAtgacacaggcagaaagagaaacCTCTCATTCTGCCTTaattaaactgtatttattaaaaaactgTTATCTTCTCAGCGAGACACCAAGACAGAACAACTAATAGCACAGAAAACATAGGCATCAGCTTGGATACCGATGTACTCCGATAGGGCTGTAACATCTTTCTCCTAATAGAGTAAAGCATTCTGCCTTAATAAGGCCAAAACACCAAAGTAAATTTCAGGTTACTCACctgtaacaaaaccaaaatagaaCACAGCTAAAGCAGCCCAGATGAATAATCTCCAAATGAATAATCCAGCATGGTCTCAACACATGCTGAATTGATGTTCAGCTCATAATGTCCTGCATCTATCTCTCACCCACCATCTCCGAGGGAAGAATGCAGTCCTAGGCAACTGGGAAGATCACATCTGCATGGCACATTCAACATTCCATCAAAATCCATGGCACCCATTCCGTGGCTGGATCTGGGAGGATATTTCGTTAGCCCCTATCCCCTTTATGGCCATTGTTTCACTCTCTCTGTATTCATAAATATTTAGTTATCTGTGTCATATCTCAAATGACATTGTAGTTAAGATGATGTCCAAGAAGATACGAGTTTATGTTACCTCAGGCAGTGTAAGGGTAAGCATGTGGTCACTCTCCAAAGTGAGTAAATAACTTGATTGATCATTCAAGCCCTAGGATAAAACTGGTTGCaacatttccttttctgctctCATTTCGTAAGACAATACTGACTTAACTTTCTAAATGCAGCAAAAGGATGCAGCTGTCTCTTCAAATACAAATACAGGAATCTAACTTTGATGGACAGGGCTTAATCTGTGCTACTGTCCATAACATTTTCTACAGCTAGCTTCCAGTTCCGCATGATGACTTAGCAGTTATATTTTAGAATTTGCTTTACGAATTTGTAAGTTTCAGGCATGCCTCTATTAGCACTTCAGTACTTGCCCTTGAAGTTTTACGGACAAGATCTACTGCCTACAGAAAGACAGTACACAATGTACAGCCATGCTAATTCACCAATGGAACTTGACTTTGTACTCCGAACTACAGAAATAATACAACATtatacaacaaaaaaataactctTAAGAAGATGTGTATTTGTAGATTAGCAGAACTACTACTTCGCAGTTAACCAGGAgtgtaaaaatgcaaatacacaTATGTGCATGTGTGCTTCAACTCAAGATATATGCCAGACATGAAAAATTTTAGGTCAAACATTTCAGCTGCCAGAATAATCAGTTGAAAATGTAAGAACGTAAGAGGGCatgactggggaaaaaagcaacagtcATACATGTGGCATAATGCTCACTTAGAATTTGTAATTTTTCATTCTGTTACAGTTTGCCAGTGTTTGATACCCTTAGTGTGGAATATGGCATCCAAGACAAAGCAGATGAAACAAGACACCATGCGTGCTGGGAAAAATAATCAAGGAGTAAGAACTGACAATGGAGATCTATCCAAAGAAATAAGTGACATGGAAATACTTGTCAAAGCGAAGAAATCGTACTTGCAGAAGGAATACAAGATTCTAACTGAACATATGAACACATACATGGGAAGAGTGGAGCATTTCCTGCAGGAAAATAAATTCCTAGAAAAGAAAGCCAAACAGAATCAGGAAGAGAGCAACGCTTACCTCTCTTACATAAGAAAACACAGCCAGAGGTGCCAGAATCTGATAATAACATTAAATGACCAGAATCACACTGATCTGTCTCAAGTCCGGATGCAGAAAGAGAAGCTAATCGCACAGTAcgcagaaaaagagaaggaggtAAGGAGCAGTCTGATGAATATGGAGACAAAGTATGCTCTTATGAACAAGGAGGTTGAAGACCTGCAGCCTTTCAAAGATCCATCTGTCCAACTGGAACAGATGAAAAAGATTaaagagctggagaaggaatTGTTGGTCACAAAGATACAGCATTCAAATGAAATGCACAAAATCAAGAGCAGATTTCTGCAGGCCAAGACTGACTGTGAGATGGACTTTCATAAGAAGATCCAGGTTCTCACCAAGAGAGCAGAAGAAGCAGCGGTACAGTCTCTAATTCAGCATATCAAACAAGTAAAAGCAGAGAATTGTCATCTGCGCCAGgaattgctcagactcatccaaTACTCAAAAATCCTTAAAGAAACTAAAATTCAACTGAGAGACCAGCAGGAGCAGCTTCTTCGGGAGAACCAATGCATTCAGGACATGGCACACATGTGTCACTGGTTACACCACCATGAGGCACACAATACAAATGGCAAAACCTACAGCTCTCGCAGCCCGTTCTGATGTGTCCATTAATCTAAAAAAACACTTCTCCACTCCTCACTCATGCTAATGTATCAGTAGACATAGCTGGACTGTGAGATTTGCCACTATTAGTTAGGTAACAGAGTATACAGAAGTAAATGTTCTGTGGGTGGCTGAAAGGACTGATTTACATAGCTCATGCTCAGCCTGCAATCCAGACAACAGATCTTAAAAGTAACCTCAGCTTTAACTTTCATGACATCTGTAATAAGACATTTGAAACGGCAATCCCCTCACATCCCAGAATAATGACATTTTCTCTTTGAGATCAGACTTTGATGTTTCATTAATTAGCAATTTTCCATAGGCAAATTATATTCTTAGACATAGTGAGTCAATCTCTGTGTTACTTTTCACTGCAAACTACATCTACTGATACTATAGTAAGAACCAACATAGACTAGCTCTTACCTTCTGCAATATTCATTTTCCCAAATCTTCCACATGGCAAAGACTTTATTTTACCTTCtgcaaaggagagaaaataaatatgcaaaaacccaaatcctttaAACAATATAAGCAGCTGAGGTATTTGGCCCTTGCTCACAGCTATCAATAAAATATATTCACTGAATATATTCatatcaatttttattttcttctccttgtctTGCTTTAGTGTTTCACCTGAGAAGCAAGAGGAAAAGAGTTCGGTGTCTAATAGACCGCAGATACATTCACTTTATAAGTTGAATGCTTCTGGATTTCGATTACCTCACCAACGACACCAGAGGTCACCCTTACTCTAGGTTACATTGACACAGGGATATTTCATACAGAAACACACCTCAGTTgagattggaagagacctcaaagaagggtcacctggagcagggCCACTTTCAGTGGCTTCTGAGTATCTcaaaggacagagactccacagcctctctgtgcagcctgttccagtgtttgaccacactcacagtgaaaaagttttttcttatatttaaacaGAACATCAATTCCACACAAATTTCAATTTCAGAACAGCTTGGCTCTGTCTTCCCCCCCTGCTCCACCTGATATTTAAACACATTAGTAagatcccctgagccttctccaggctaaacaatcccagctctcagcctcttcAAGTATCACAGATACTCCAAGTCTTAATCATCTTTTTGGCCCTTTGCTGGACACAACCCTGTATGCCCACATCTGTCTTACACTAGGGAGTGCAGAGCTGTACAATATAGTCTAGGTGTGGTCTCTCACTGCTGAGGACCACCTCCCTCAAACAGCTGGCAAGGCTCTGCCTAGTGCAGCCCACGATGATGCTTGCCCCTTTGCTGCAAGAGTACatttgctggctcatggtcaacctggtGTCCACTAAGACCTCCAGGTCCTTTCCTGGCCTGATAGCTGCCAGCATGTACTGCTAcatgggattattcctccccaggtacagaaCTTTGCATTTTCAGGGATCAAGTTCACAAGGctcctgttggcccatttctccagcctgacagggtccctctgaacagcagcacgATCATCTGCTCTATCAACCACTCCTCCCTGCTTTGCATAATCTGCAAATGTGCTAAGGCTGTACTCCAGCCCACCATTCAGCTGATTAATGAAGAGTCTAAACAGTACTGGCACGTGTACTGACCCCTTGGGTACACCACTCATGACTgacctccagctggacttcaCGTCACTGATGACAAACCTTTGGTTCCTGCAGTCCAGCAAGTTTTCAGTCTGTCTAACCCTGCACTTAACCAGTCTGTACTTACTCAGTTTATcaaggaggatgttatgggaatcAGCGTCTGCCAGAGCATACAGCTAGCAAGGAAAGATCTGCTTTGCAGGCACTAGCAGTAAGctgctagatttaaaaaaaaaaaaagtaggaatatTTTTTACAGCACATTCGAAAAATACCAGGTGCCGAGAGCAATGTCTGACATACCCCGCTGACCCAGTGCCTTCCGTTGAAGTGCGTCAGATGAGGGCACAGGATGCGCTACGCTGGAGAAGTCCTATACTCGGCCTGCGCCACTCCCCCGCCGCACCGCTGGCAGCGGAGCGCGTCACCGCAGCcacagcccgccgccgcccgaaGGCAGTCGCCCggtggcagcggcggcagcgcggggctcccCCAGCAGCCGTCCGCTCCGCCAGCCAGCACGGCCGAGCCCACAGCAGCACCTCCGGCCGCGCAGCGGAGCGCCCGgcggggagagaaggaaaagggaaggcGGAGGCGGTAACACCACGCCTCAGGCCCCGCAAACGGCACCACGGCCCTAGCAGCCGCTATGTGCGGCGCACCTACCGTCGCGCCGTGCGCCTGCGCGGCCTTGAGCCGCTGTGCGCATGCGCTGTGCCGCGCGGCTGTTTCCATAGCAGCAGGCATCAACAGGGAGAGCGCCGCGCGCGGCCGTGCGTGCTGTGCGGCAGAGTGCTGTCCGGTGGCTCGGCCGCCATGAGCGTGCCGGAGGTGGAGGCGCACGTCTCCCAGAAGTACGAGATCAAGAGGCGCCTGGGCAAGGGGGTGAGTGccctgcggggccggggcagcgggccgGCGGGGCCTCCGTCTGCGGGGCCTCCGTCTGCGGGGCCTCCGTCTGCGGGGCCTCCGTCTGCGGGGCCTCCGTCTGCGGCCTGCCGGTCCTTGCCGCAGGCCGCTGACCTGAGCTGTGTTTAGTGCTGGAGGTCTGAGAGTTTATATACCTGAAAAAAAATgatctttgaaatatttattgtacctaatagagaaaaaaatcataaatcgTAGCCTGATAACTTCGTGTGACTTCTTATGGTTGTTTCACAACTGAGTTTCAGAGGAAGGTGTTACGTTGCAGCATGTAAAACTGAAAATACCTTTAAAATCCCcgtcaggttttttttcctgtaatttacTGGAGATCAGCCACACAAAGCACTGACCTCGCGCGTACACCTGGTTTATAGTAAAATGAATCTGTGTCTCAAAGTATGTTCTGTTTGTGCCTGCTAAATTCTGTCGTATTTACTGTAACTCCATTACTTCAATATTATGCCGCATCAAGTAATTTTTCCCTATAAAATTAAGTGTTTTTATATGTGAGCCAACATTAATTTCTAAGATCTTGCTCCTCAGGCAGTCTCTAAACCTTTCCTGCTgatctgcttttctgttctggCAGCTCTTTGCCATCGTTTAGTTGTGTTGATACTAGTAGTTAAGCATTTCATGTGCAATTACAAAGGGACACTTGAGAGAGGCTCATTTAAgacaatgttttgtttttctccttttgaattCACAGTGGTCTTTCTTATGGCTGTGTTTCATTCTGTGTTTGCCTCTGACTTGAGGTTTGCTGCCATCTTGTTACTAGTGATCAGCTTTCTCCCTTAGACTAAATGTAATATATTGCACCTGTAATATGCTAGGTTCTTCGAACAGAATGACATTATTCTCCCATCTGAAATATCAAATTGTTTGAGAGTTCTATTTGGAGACTGTTTCACAAGCATAACTACATACATTCAGGTCTTTAAAGGACTTCAGTGGGTTCAGGTCCATCATCTAGGCATCACTGACTAGTCCTAAATACTTGTGTTTTCTGCCTCTTGAATGCAGAAAGTTCTGTATGTATTGTGTATGTACACAGCTGATGTACGTAACTCAGCATTTAAAAGGCTGTTGGAGTCCATGAAACAGGTGAAGACTGCTCAAAAAGTAGAGCAGAGAAGTGCAGCAGCTACGGAGATAAGCTGTTCCTGTACAATGAGGGAATTCAAACAGGTTTGTgatttggggtggtttttttggttattAAAAGCTGTGTTGTCTACCAAGGGAATGGGAACTTCTACCTGATTTTTCCCTGTTCTGGATGACTGTGTGATACTTGCAAATAGTTTACTGATTACTCAGTCACCCTTGTGGTACAGGTCCAGTTCTCTTATTTTTAGGTCATATTTGAATCTTAACTTTCCACTTTTTAGGAGATGCCTTACATCTGCACAGTGGGGTTATTTCTCACTCAGAAATGCCTGGTTAATGTTTAAATACTCGTACAAAATAAAGCAGCTGCAGTACGTGATATTGAGTGATTTTCATGCTTAAATACTCAGCGACGTTGAGGCAGACTTGCCAAGAATATATTTGGTTCTGGAGTATGGGTTCAGGTCCTTTACCCTGCATCAGGAAGTACAAACAGTTGGAGTATAAGTATCTCCAGTAAGTGCTATAATATTACACTGTTGGCAACTGGgatgtctctcttcttttttcccaagcagcaagtgataggacaagaggaaagggcctaaagttgcaccaggggaggtttagattggatattagggaaaatttcttcactgaaagggtcatcaagcactggaacaggctgcccagggaagtggttgagtcagcatccctggaggtatttaaaagacatgtagctgtggctcttagggacatggtttagaggtggacttggcaatgtaaggttaacggttggactcgatgattttaaaggtcatttacaacctaaatgattctgatactgtcactacaggccttggtaaaatgtctctttcttataggccctctttaagtattgaaaggctgcaataacatctccctggagccttttcttctccgggctgaacaaccccaactcactcagcctttcctcataggagaagtgttgcAGCCCTCAAACCATTttcttggccctcctctggacctgctgtaACTGGTCCAtgcctttcttgtactggggaccccagagctggacacagggctgCAGGTGGGGTCTTATGAGAGCGacgtagaggggcagaatcacctccctcaacctgctggccacgcttctttcagtgcagcccaggatatgcttggcttgctgggctgccagcacacgttgctggctcatacccaatttttcatccaccagtatccccaagtcctccgcagggctgctctcaatgcatTCCTCCCCCAGTGTGTACTGATGCTGGGGATTGACCcaactcaggtgcaggaccttgcacttgaccttgctgaacttcatcactATGTACATCTGCTATTTGCTGCTTTGGGGGCCAGGATGCTTGACCTTTGGGACCTTTCGTCGGACTCAGTGTAGATGTTCTTAGTCCTTGACTCAACCAAGTATTGCTGATTGCTCATTGGCCCAATCTCTCTTTCTTCTAGCTAGCTGTTGTTTACCTCTTCTTTTGATCCCTCTGTTGAGTGCATTCTACTTCCATGTTGAAGGTCTGAACTGTGCTTAGGATGTGATAGTTCATGTGTCGTTTTTTCTCCCTAGGCTTATGGCATTGTATGGAAAGCAATCGATCGCAGGACAGGAGAAATAGTTGCTGTTAAAAAGATTTTTGATGCTTTCAGGAACAGAACAGATGCTCAGGTGAGAAGTCATTGTTCTAACATGTCCAGAAAGACGTGGTGGGAATTCATAGATATTTTCAGGATTTATGTCTCTGAAAGATGCTAGTTATTTGACAATTATGCATGTAATAATACATTCCATAGCTATATTAGGATAAAAATGAGCAATAAATGTCAAGCTTTGTATATCATGGCATCTACAAAATACTGTTCAATGTCCCTGAAGAAAAAGTGTCTTCATAGGCACGCACAATTTGATTCTCTCTTGTGTTGTTATGCTATAGTGTCTAAGCACAGAGAGAACACTTGTGACTCTCCAGTGAACAACTGGGTTTTTCCTAGCCTGCCTACCATATAAGGGTTTCCTCTGCTTTAGAGATTAGATGGGTTTAACCCTCTCATTGGAAGTTCATACTCTGTTCTGTCATTCTGTTGAGGTGATAATaaacttcttttttgtttatttctagaGAACATTTCGAGAGATTATGTTCCTGCAGGTAATGTCCATTTTTCCCCCACCTCTGTTTTTTAATTATCTCTCATGTTGTTCACatattttcttcccattctttttCAAAATGCAATAATCAGTGTTGACAActctattaatttattttctgcacCATCTTGGCAAACAGTCTTTCCCTGACTGAAAAAAACACCTGAATGAAATGTAGTGttgatcttatttttttctttgagacaTGCCCTGTTCTTTCACCATTTTTAGCAGTATGTCTACTCTAGGATCACCATATTGACTTGCACTTTCTGTCACTTCTTCTTTGTGGacagaatgtttttcttaaattttaaatgCCACGATTCAGAGGTGGGGCTGGGGTGTGGAAGAGATTTACAGGccaaaatttttttcctctgtcacgTGGGAAGCAACTTGAGTACTTGAAATaatcaaagcaaaactgaaagggaAGTTCTGTATGGAATTGATTTAGGCTGCTTTCATTTTGCTATAATTGACCACACACTACGCCTAATTATGTTATCAGCGGCAGTGGCATTAAAATTATCTGTCCATTCCTCCACAGACTTACCATGTAGAAACATCAATATTTTTGAATAGTCATAATGTTATAACTATCATTTTCTAAGGACACAAGCAAGGCAGGGCTCACAGGAAAAGGTATTTCCTAAGACTGTCAAGTTTAAGTAGGAAAGAAACGAGGTTTTTACTTTTTGATGATTCTTTAAGCCTGAAATAGCAGCCGCAAACTTAAGAGCTAAAAACATATGAGAAAAATTTCTTAGAAGTTATTTACCTCTAAGTTAGATCATCTCTGAAAGTATAGCACTTCTGGGGTATATGGGTGGAGGAGGagttgagaaaagaaaaaaaataaaggctattTCTCCTGAAGGAAAGTACGAGTCATTTTGTGGGAAGGAGGTTAATGTGCCATTAAGCCCTTACTTTCATGACTTTTGGTGCTGAATAGACTTAAGAATTTTAGTTTTCCCCTCCTATTTTTGAAGCAATTTTATGGCTCTTTCTTGAGGTTTGGGACTGAGAGATTAGAAAGGGAAAGACGTAAGAAATATTCGTTCATTGGTAACTGGATGTTTGTCTTACTTTGCTTGTCTGTGCAAATTTCTCCCTGTGCATAACGGTTGCTTAGTTTCATCTGTATGTTTATCATAAGGGCATTTGATGGACTGGATGCAGTTCATTGCAGTTGAGAAGTGTTGAGGTAGAATCTGGGCATTTTGATGATTCTCTTCTGGGTGATAGGTAGTAAGCTGGTCATTATGTTATTTGCAGGTTTTAGGTTTATTGTTCAGTATAGT
This region includes:
- the CCDC166 gene encoding coiled-coil domain-containing protein 166, encoding MASKTKQMKQDTMRAGKNNQGVRTDNGDLSKEISDMEILVKAKKSYLQKEYKILTEHMNTYMGRVEHFLQENKFLEKKAKQNQEESNAYLSYIRKHSQRCQNLIITLNDQNHTDLSQVRMQKEKLIAQYAEKEKEVRSSLMNMETKYALMNKEVEDLQPFKDPSVQLEQMKKIKELEKELLVTKIQHSNEMHKIKSRFLQAKTDCEMDFHKKIQVLTKRAEEAAVQSLIQHIKQVKAENCHLRQELLRLIQYSKILKETKIQLRDQQEQLLRENQCIQDMAHMCHWLHHHEAHNTNGKTYSSRSPF